The genome window CTAATTAAAATAGTTTGGGTAGGTGACTCAAAAAACTTTGTTGGCTGACTCACTCGTGATATATTAGAGATTAAATTCATCAACTCATTTAACTTATTTGTAGCTGTACTCAATGCTTTACGCAACTGCAATATTCGTCGATCCTCCAAATTTTGATTTTCGATATTTTTGCCGATCAGCATAATATTTCTCTGAGTTTGGACAGCATCCTTAAAAGGAAGAATCGCTAAAAAAGCTGCTGGCAATAAATGCTCGTCGCTCTCAAATCTAAAAGTTAGAGTTGTCCGGCGGTAGCCGACTTCAATATTAGGAGGAAAATTCATTGCCCGGTAATGCCGAGCTATTTCGCTGTAAGCTGTTGCTAAAGTGCTGTTTGCTGAGTAGTCTAAAAGTGCGTCAACCACAATTTGCACTAACCCAGGCGTGTGATTTAAAAATTTTCTCGATTCTGACGGCGAATTAAATTGTTGAATCTGAGTGCGATCGCCTGCGGGGCTGAGGTCAACCCACTGGCAAGTAATATCATCTGCTATGATGCCGCATCGAGGAACCAAATACAGTTTTGCTCCTGTTAAAGTTGCTCCCCTCAAATCAGCGCCCACCCAATCTGCATTAATCAAATTTGTTTCTGTCAAATCAGCGTGAACGAAACTAGCACTTCCTAAATTAGTATTTCTTAAATCTGCTCCGTGAAGGTTAGCTCCGCTCAATTTAGCACAGCTCAGATCGGCGCCGTTGAGGTTAGCTCCCGTCAAATCAGCCCATTTGAGGTTAGCTCCGCTCAAATTGGCACTGCTGAGATTCACCTGTTGCAAAGAAGCTTGTCTCATATCGGCATTGCTCAAATTGACGCCGCTAAGTTCTGCTTTCGTCAAATCCGCGCCGTGCAAGTTAGCTTCTTGAAAGTTAGCTGAAGCAGCCGAAGCACCTCTGAGATTTGCACCGGAAAGATTAGCACCGCAAAGGTTAGCTTCCGTCAGTTTTACCTCTCTTAAATCTGCTTCAGTCAGGTTTGCGCCGCTGAAGTTAGCGTTGCTGAGTTCGCAGCGGACTAATTCGCTTCTAATCAGGGATGCTCGGATTAATTGAGCTGCACTTAAATCGGCTCTCACTAAGTTTGCTACGTTGAGAGTAGCCCCGTTTAAGATTGCCCGCGAGAGATTGGTACTGCTGAGCCTAGCCACATTCAGGTTAGCTTCGCTCAAGTTAGCGTCGCTCAAGTTAGCGCCGCTGAGGTTGGTGACAAATAAGCTAGCCCGCCTTAAAATTGATTGGCTGAGGTTGATGCGGCTGAGATTAGCTTCATTCAGGTCGATTCCTGTGAAATCTCTGTCGCCTTCTGTGTATCTCTTGACGAGTGCAAATCGTTTGAGCAGTTCTTCAGCTTCCATTTTTTTTTTTAATGAAATGGCAATTAGCTAACTTTTATAGGGCATGAATAGAAATGATATCAGATTAATTTATAGTATTTACTCACCGAGCTGATAAAAGCTTTTGACAAACTCAATGACCGTATTTAGCGGCGGGGTGGTAAATCTTTGGGCTTTAATTGCAGGACTGATAGACGTTTTGTTGACTCCGGGCAAATTTGTCAAGTTTCTGCCAAAATCTGGGTGATAGTGAATCATCAAAGTTTCGGCGCTGGAGTTAGCCAGTACAGTTTGGGTAGGCGATTGGAAAAAACTTGACATCGGTTCGCGATCGAGGCGAATCGGCTGAATTTTCATTTCCCCTATTTTTCTCATTGTTTTGGTCAGGGCTACGTTTAATTGCACTACCATATTTGAGACTCTGACGCCCAGGTTATTACCACTTTGAGGTTGAATCATCTTGATCAGAGTAATCAAATTTTTTTGAGTAAATGCTGCATCGCTAAAGGGAATAATCGCAACGAAAGCGGTGGGAAATAGTTGCTCGTCCTGTTCAATTTTAAATGATATGATTGTGCGTCGGGAATTAACTTCGATACTGGGAGGATGGTTCAAAGCAGGGTATTGACGGGCAATTTGGCGGTAGGTAGCTGCCAGGACAAAGTTAGCATCCGGGTCGAGGGGTCGATCGACAATAATTTGAACAGTCGGCGGTGTAGCATTGAAAAACCTTTGAGATTCTTCTGGGGTAAAGCGCTGAATGTGGCTGCGATCGCCGTTAGGGCTGAGGTCAACCCAATCGCAGGTAATGTCATCTGCTTTCACATCAAACCTAGACACCGCGTAAATTTTTGCCCCCGTCAGGGCCGCCCCCGTCAAATCGGCGCCCACCCAATCAGCGTGAATCAAATTCGCTTGAGTCAAATCCGCGTGTACCAGAGTAGCGTTCAACAGATTGACATTGCTCAAATTTGCCCCGTACAAGTTTGCCCCGCTCAATCTCGCTTCGTCGAGGTCAGCGCCGGTCAGGTTCGCCCCGCTGAGGTCAGCCCAGCGGAGATTAGCGCCTCGCAAGTCAGCGCCGCTGAGGTTGGCCTGAGAAAGATTAGCTTGTCTGAGTTCGGCATTGCAGAGGTTGACTCCTCGCAAGTCTGCCCTGCTGAGGTCGGCTCTGTGCAAGTTGGCCCGTTCCAAGTTGGCCGCTGTTAGGGAAGCGCCTCTGAGGTGAGCCCCGCTGAGGTCGGCTTGCTCTAGATTGGCTTCTCTGAGGCTTGCCTCTCTCAAATCTGCTTCGCTGAGGTTTGCACCGCTCAAGTTGGCACTGCTGAGGTTGGCTCGGATCAGTTCGGATCTGATCATTGTAGCTTCGACGAGTTGGGCTTCGCTGAGGTCGGCTCGAATCAAGTTAGCCACGTTGAGGATAGCGCCGCTGAGGTTGGCTTTGTTGAGACTGGCACCGCTGAGTCTGGCAACATTGAGTTTGGCTTTTCTCATGTTGGCGTTTGACAGATTGGTGCCGCTCATGTTGGTGAGGCTCAAGATTGCCTCACTGAAATTAGCCCCGCTGAGATCGATCCTGCTGAGATTTGCCTCGCAAAGGAGGATGGCAGGAAAGTCTCTTTCTCCTGCTGCATATTTGGTGATGAGTTCTTCGGCATCCATGCTTTTCAATTTCCCTGATGTGTTAGCTAGAACAAAGCTTTGTTGTGCCAACCTTTAAACTAGAATAACGGGACTTAGACAAAATAAGGCGGGAAAACAGGCTCAAATCTAGTTACAGGAAGAGTTTAAGGTAAACTTATGATTTTTCTGTCTGTGACTGGGTTTGAACCGCGTTTACCCCCATCGAGCTAAATCGCTTTGCCAGAGAGGGATAGAGCCTGATTTTAGCTCCAAATTTGTCTAAGTCCCGATCAGCATTTTTTGTAACTTGATGCAATATGCCTAAACATCTATATTGTGGAAGCCTTTTATAAAATCCAAAATGCTAGTGATATTAGCTTGAGCTAATTTTGTACTTTCGGCTAACTTACCCGATGTTGAGTTACTTGGCTCGTATTTTTTAATCAAACGCTTGCCGAAGGCGGGGTGGTGATATACGCTGACTCTTTGGTCGCGGGAATTAATTAAGAGCATCTGTGTAGGAATTTGAAAGAAATTAATGCTTTCGCCGATTTTTGGAAAAGAACTGGAAATTTTAATTTGGTCTACTTTGCTGATAGCTTGGTTGAGAGCTTTGCTGCATAACTGGACGTGTTTAGATTCTTTGACGTTAAGTTTGCCTGCATCGTGGGATTGAATCATTTTCATCAAAGCTATTAGGTTTTTTTGAGTGGTGGCAGCGTCGTTAAAAGGAATGATGGCAACGTAAGCGGTGGCAAATAATTTATCGTCGCTGTCCATTTTAAACGCGAGTACGGTGCGCCTGGAGCTAACTTCGATCGTGGGAGGCTGACTTAAACTCGGGTATTGTTGGGCAATTTGGTAATAAGTTGCAGCTAGTGCAAAATGAGCGCCTTGGTCTAAGGGCGAGTCAATCACGATCCGAACTGTGGGCAAGGTTTCGTGAAAAAATTCGTGGGTTCCTCCCGAGTTCAACCAGTAAATTT of Oscillatoria nigro-viridis PCC 7112 contains these proteins:
- a CDS encoding pentapeptide repeat-containing protein produces the protein MEAEELLKRFALVKRYTEGDRDFTGIDLNEANLSRINLSQSILRRASLFVTNLSGANLSDANLSEANLNVARLSSTNLSRAILNGATLNVANLVRADLSAAQLIRASLIRSELVRCELSNANFSGANLTEADLREVKLTEANLCGANLSGANLRGASAASANFQEANLHGADLTKAELSGVNLSNADMRQASLQQVNLSSANLSGANLKWADLTGANLNGADLSCAKLSGANLHGADLRNTNLGSASFVHADLTETNLINADWVGADLRGATLTGAKLYLVPRCGIIADDITCQWVDLSPAGDRTQIQQFNSPSESRKFLNHTPGLVQIVVDALLDYSANSTLATAYSEIARHYRAMNFPPNIEVGYRRTTLTFRFESDEHLLPAAFLAILPFKDAVQTQRNIMLIGKNIENQNLEDRRILQLRKALSTATNKLNELMNLISNISRVSQPTKFFESPTQTILISSGQESLMVNSHGNFGKGGATNQETKFCLPLGQKVVDFLASFDYKEYPENPVTSVRE
- a CDS encoding pentapeptide repeat-containing protein; this encodes MDAEELITKYAAGERDFPAILLCEANLSRIDLSGANFSEAILSLTNMSGTNLSNANMRKAKLNVARLSGASLNKANLSGAILNVANLIRADLSEAQLVEATMIRSELIRANLSSANLSGANLSEADLREASLREANLEQADLSGAHLRGASLTAANLERANLHRADLSRADLRGVNLCNAELRQANLSQANLSGADLRGANLRWADLSGANLTGADLDEARLSGANLYGANLSNVNLLNATLVHADLTQANLIHADWVGADLTGAALTGAKIYAVSRFDVKADDITCDWVDLSPNGDRSHIQRFTPEESQRFFNATPPTVQIIVDRPLDPDANFVLAATYRQIARQYPALNHPPSIEVNSRRTIISFKIEQDEQLFPTAFVAIIPFSDAAFTQKNLITLIKMIQPQSGNNLGVRVSNMVVQLNVALTKTMRKIGEMKIQPIRLDREPMSSFFQSPTQTVLANSSAETLMIHYHPDFGRNLTNLPGVNKTSISPAIKAQRFTTPPLNTVIEFVKSFYQLGE